A single region of the Oncorhynchus kisutch isolate 150728-3 linkage group LG30, Okis_V2, whole genome shotgun sequence genome encodes:
- the fzr1b gene encoding fizzy-related protein homolog isoform X2, with product MDQEYERRLLKQINHQNLPEGQLAKSGGATCSPLSVKSGDRFIPTRVGSNWCINFHYANNHRSKDAGSDTGKDTVAYAALLRNELLGAGIESVPDLHTDDRRHTVFSQDTHSLFRYTVHTKRVPFDSGNEVSPYSLSPLSNKSHKLLRSPRKPARKISKIPFKVLDAPELQDDFYLNLVDWSAGNLLSVGLGACVYLWSACTSQVTRLCDLSVDGDSVTSVCWNERGSLVAVGTHKGYVQIWDAAGGRKLTSLEGHSARVGALAWNGEQLSSGSRDRVILQRDVRTPPSAERRLQGHRQEVCGLKWSPDHQHLASGGNDNKLLVWNSSSLLPMQQYSDHLAAVKAIAWSPHQHGLLVSGGGTADRCLRFWNTLTGQPLQSTDTGSQVCNLAWSKHANELVSTHGYSQNQILVWKYPSLNQVAKLTGHSYRVLYLAVSPDGEAIVTGAGDETLRFWNVFSKTRCTKESKSVLNLFTRIR from the exons ATGGACCAGGAATATGAGAGAAGGCTGCTGAAGCAAATCAACCATCAGAACCTACCAGAGGGCCAGCTGGCTAAG TCTGGAGGTGCGACCTGCAGTCCTCTCAGTGTCAAATCTGGGGACCGATTCATTCCTACCCGTGTTGGAAGCAACTGGTGTATCAACTTCCACTATGCCAAC AACCACAGGTCGAAGGATGCTGGGTCAGACACGGGGAAAGACACTGTGGCATATGCTGCCCTGCTGAGGAACGAGTTGCTGGGGGCGGGGATAGAGAGCGTTCCTGACCTCCACACTGACGACCGCCGCCACACCGTCTTCTCCCAGGACACACACAGCCTCTTCAgg TACACAGTCCACACTAAGAGAGTGCCTTTTGACAGTGGCAATGAAGTCTCGCCATACTCGCTCTCCCCACTCAGCAACAAGAG TCACAAGCTCCTTCGTTCTCCTCGGAAGCCAGCCCGTAAGATCTCCAAGATCCCCTTCAAAGTGCTCGATGCCCCTGAGCTGCAGGATGACTTCTACCTCAACCTGGTAGACTGGTCCGCTGGCAACCTGCTGTCTGTGGGCCTGGGGGCCTGTGTGTACCTGTGGAGCGCCTGCACCAGCCAg GTGACAAGACTGTGTGACCTGTCAGTGGATGGGGACTCTGTGACATCAGTGTGTTGGAATGAAAGG GGGAGCCTCGTTGCTGTGGGAACCCATAAGGGCTATGTTCAGATCTGGGACGCAGCTGGAGGGAGAAAGCTGACCAGTCTGGAAGGCCACTCGGCTCGTGTCG GAGCACTGGCGTGGAATGGAGAACAGCTGTCTTCAGGCAGCAGGGACCGTGTGATCCTCCAGAGGGACGTTCGCACCCCTCCGTCCGCTGAGAGGAGGCTCCAGGGCCACAGGCAGGAGGTGTGTGGCCTCAAGTGGTCCCCCGACCACCAGCACCTGGCCTCTGGGGGCAACGACAACAAG CTGCTGGTGTGGAACAGCTCCAGCCTGCTCCCGATGCAGCAGTACAGTGACCACCTGGCTGCAGTGAAGGCCATCGCCTGGTCACCCCACCAGCATGGGCTGCTGGTGTCTGGAGGAGGAACGGCCGACCGCTGTCTACGCTTCTGGAACACCTTGACAGGCCAGCCCCTGCAGAGCACTGACACAGGCTCCCAGGTCTGCAACCTGGCCTGGTCCAAGCACGCCAATGAGCTG GTGAGCACCCATGGCTACTCTCAGAACCAAATCCTGGTGTGGAAGTACCCGTCTCTGAACCAGGTGGCCAAGCTGACGGGACACTCCTACAGAGTTCTCTACTTG GCTGTGTCACCAGACGGAGAGGCCATTGTGACGGGGGCGGGAGACGAGACTCTGCGTTTCTGGAATGTTTTCAGTAAGACACGCTGCACCAAG GAGTCCAAGTCAGTGTTGAATCTCTTTACCAGGATACGGTAG
- the fzr1b gene encoding fizzy-related protein homolog isoform X1, producing MDQEYERRLLKQINHQNLPEGQLAKSGGATCSPLSVKSGDRFIPTRVGSNWCINFHYANENCQSPNQNHRSKDAGSDTGKDTVAYAALLRNELLGAGIESVPDLHTDDRRHTVFSQDTHSLFRYTVHTKRVPFDSGNEVSPYSLSPLSNKSHKLLRSPRKPARKISKIPFKVLDAPELQDDFYLNLVDWSAGNLLSVGLGACVYLWSACTSQVTRLCDLSVDGDSVTSVCWNERGSLVAVGTHKGYVQIWDAAGGRKLTSLEGHSARVGALAWNGEQLSSGSRDRVILQRDVRTPPSAERRLQGHRQEVCGLKWSPDHQHLASGGNDNKLLVWNSSSLLPMQQYSDHLAAVKAIAWSPHQHGLLVSGGGTADRCLRFWNTLTGQPLQSTDTGSQVCNLAWSKHANELVSTHGYSQNQILVWKYPSLNQVAKLTGHSYRVLYLAVSPDGEAIVTGAGDETLRFWNVFSKTRCTKESKSVLNLFTRIR from the exons ATGGACCAGGAATATGAGAGAAGGCTGCTGAAGCAAATCAACCATCAGAACCTACCAGAGGGCCAGCTGGCTAAG TCTGGAGGTGCGACCTGCAGTCCTCTCAGTGTCAAATCTGGGGACCGATTCATTCCTACCCGTGTTGGAAGCAACTGGTGTATCAACTTCCACTATGCCAAC gagaactgtcaatctcccaaCCAGAACCACAGGTCGAAGGATGCTGGGTCAGACACGGGGAAAGACACTGTGGCATATGCTGCCCTGCTGAGGAACGAGTTGCTGGGGGCGGGGATAGAGAGCGTTCCTGACCTCCACACTGACGACCGCCGCCACACCGTCTTCTCCCAGGACACACACAGCCTCTTCAgg TACACAGTCCACACTAAGAGAGTGCCTTTTGACAGTGGCAATGAAGTCTCGCCATACTCGCTCTCCCCACTCAGCAACAAGAG TCACAAGCTCCTTCGTTCTCCTCGGAAGCCAGCCCGTAAGATCTCCAAGATCCCCTTCAAAGTGCTCGATGCCCCTGAGCTGCAGGATGACTTCTACCTCAACCTGGTAGACTGGTCCGCTGGCAACCTGCTGTCTGTGGGCCTGGGGGCCTGTGTGTACCTGTGGAGCGCCTGCACCAGCCAg GTGACAAGACTGTGTGACCTGTCAGTGGATGGGGACTCTGTGACATCAGTGTGTTGGAATGAAAGG GGGAGCCTCGTTGCTGTGGGAACCCATAAGGGCTATGTTCAGATCTGGGACGCAGCTGGAGGGAGAAAGCTGACCAGTCTGGAAGGCCACTCGGCTCGTGTCG GAGCACTGGCGTGGAATGGAGAACAGCTGTCTTCAGGCAGCAGGGACCGTGTGATCCTCCAGAGGGACGTTCGCACCCCTCCGTCCGCTGAGAGGAGGCTCCAGGGCCACAGGCAGGAGGTGTGTGGCCTCAAGTGGTCCCCCGACCACCAGCACCTGGCCTCTGGGGGCAACGACAACAAG CTGCTGGTGTGGAACAGCTCCAGCCTGCTCCCGATGCAGCAGTACAGTGACCACCTGGCTGCAGTGAAGGCCATCGCCTGGTCACCCCACCAGCATGGGCTGCTGGTGTCTGGAGGAGGAACGGCCGACCGCTGTCTACGCTTCTGGAACACCTTGACAGGCCAGCCCCTGCAGAGCACTGACACAGGCTCCCAGGTCTGCAACCTGGCCTGGTCCAAGCACGCCAATGAGCTG GTGAGCACCCATGGCTACTCTCAGAACCAAATCCTGGTGTGGAAGTACCCGTCTCTGAACCAGGTGGCCAAGCTGACGGGACACTCCTACAGAGTTCTCTACTTG GCTGTGTCACCAGACGGAGAGGCCATTGTGACGGGGGCGGGAGACGAGACTCTGCGTTTCTGGAATGTTTTCAGTAAGACACGCTGCACCAAG GAGTCCAAGTCAGTGTTGAATCTCTTTACCAGGATACGGTAG
- the fzr1b gene encoding fizzy-related protein homolog isoform X3, translating into MLGFLSIHYTGTVTVCYIHPLYSYCMLHPSTIQLLYVTSIHYTVTVCYIHPLYSYCMLHPSTIQLLYVTSIHYTVTVCYIHPLYSYCMLHPSTIQLLYVTSIHYTVTVCYIPSTTQLLYVTSIHYTVTVCYIHPLYMSAKAKIQYTPIFLEVHMLWKFISLELTPPSLPCLCSHKLLRSPRKPARKISKIPFKVLDAPELQDDFYLNLVDWSAGNLLSVGLGACVYLWSACTSQVTRLCDLSVDGDSVTSVCWNERGSLVAVGTHKGYVQIWDAAGGRKLTSLEGHSARVGALAWNGEQLSSGSRDRVILQRDVRTPPSAERRLQGHRQEVCGLKWSPDHQHLASGGNDNKLLVWNSSSLLPMQQYSDHLAAVKAIAWSPHQHGLLVSGGGTADRCLRFWNTLTGQPLQSTDTGSQVCNLAWSKHANELVSTHGYSQNQILVWKYPSLNQVAKLTGHSYRVLYLAVSPDGEAIVTGAGDETLRFWNVFSKTRCTKESKSVLNLFTRIR; encoded by the exons ATGTTGGGTTTTCTATCCATTCACTATACAGGCACAGTTACTGTATGTTACATCCATCCACTATACAGTTACTGTATGTTACATCCATCCACTATACAGTTACTGTATGTTACATCCATCCACTATACAGTTACTGTATGTTACATCCATCCACTATACAGTTACTGTATGTTACATCCATCCACTATACAGTTACTGTATGTTACATCCATCCACTATACAGTTACTGTATGTTACATCCATCCACTATACAGTTACTGTATGTTACATCCATCCACTATACAGTTACTGTATGTTACATCCATCCACTATACAGTTACTGTATGTTACATCCCATCCACTACACAGTTACTGTATGTTACATCCATCCACTATACAGTTACTGTATGTTACATCCATCCACTATACATGTCTGCTAAAGCAAAAATACAATACACACCAATATTTTTAGAGGTCCATATGCTATGGAAGTTTATATCGCTGGAACttacccctccctcactcccatgTTTGTGTAGTCACAAGCTCCTTCGTTCTCCTCGGAAGCCAGCCCGTAAGATCTCCAAGATCCCCTTCAAAGTGCTCGATGCCCCTGAGCTGCAGGATGACTTCTACCTCAACCTGGTAGACTGGTCCGCTGGCAACCTGCTGTCTGTGGGCCTGGGGGCCTGTGTGTACCTGTGGAGCGCCTGCACCAGCCAg GTGACAAGACTGTGTGACCTGTCAGTGGATGGGGACTCTGTGACATCAGTGTGTTGGAATGAAAGG GGGAGCCTCGTTGCTGTGGGAACCCATAAGGGCTATGTTCAGATCTGGGACGCAGCTGGAGGGAGAAAGCTGACCAGTCTGGAAGGCCACTCGGCTCGTGTCG GAGCACTGGCGTGGAATGGAGAACAGCTGTCTTCAGGCAGCAGGGACCGTGTGATCCTCCAGAGGGACGTTCGCACCCCTCCGTCCGCTGAGAGGAGGCTCCAGGGCCACAGGCAGGAGGTGTGTGGCCTCAAGTGGTCCCCCGACCACCAGCACCTGGCCTCTGGGGGCAACGACAACAAG CTGCTGGTGTGGAACAGCTCCAGCCTGCTCCCGATGCAGCAGTACAGTGACCACCTGGCTGCAGTGAAGGCCATCGCCTGGTCACCCCACCAGCATGGGCTGCTGGTGTCTGGAGGAGGAACGGCCGACCGCTGTCTACGCTTCTGGAACACCTTGACAGGCCAGCCCCTGCAGAGCACTGACACAGGCTCCCAGGTCTGCAACCTGGCCTGGTCCAAGCACGCCAATGAGCTG GTGAGCACCCATGGCTACTCTCAGAACCAAATCCTGGTGTGGAAGTACCCGTCTCTGAACCAGGTGGCCAAGCTGACGGGACACTCCTACAGAGTTCTCTACTTG GCTGTGTCACCAGACGGAGAGGCCATTGTGACGGGGGCGGGAGACGAGACTCTGCGTTTCTGGAATGTTTTCAGTAAGACACGCTGCACCAAG GAGTCCAAGTCAGTGTTGAATCTCTTTACCAGGATACGGTAG
- the LOC109875193 gene encoding cytochrome P450 2J2 isoform X2, which yields MLLSLDCLDLKICLLVIFLFLLLVDFLKHRNPPEFPPGPWPLPFLGNIFIGFGYQDMDKVAEQFGNIFSLRWGAEKVVFVSGYKMVKDVLMTQGDNFLDRPASPLFSDVFKDCGISVSNGYRWRRQRQFSVAHLKHVGEGKRTLELHVQQECNFLCQAFQQEMGGPFNPQLIINSAAANGIGFLVFGKRFDYNATDFQNRLRMSQESMLLIGNPLVQLYDVFPWLFKRLPGLRSGPHVTILSNYAKIVSFLRKEIENHKKDWDPFDHRDYIDSYIGEIDKKRDIEAGFHSENLVYCSLDLFEAGTETMTNTLRWALLYMVKYPDVQENVQEEIKSVIGQSRQPCLADRVSMPYTDAVIHETQRMANILPLNIRMSSKDATMGGYFIPKGTKVIVNLSSVLRDQTEWETADHFNPQHFLDVHGHFRKREAFFPFSAGKRACLGQSLARMELFLFFTSLLQRFTISTSPGEEPPSLEPQGVAIQSPKPFTICASTW from the exons ATGCTACTATCTCTGGATTGTCTGGACCTGAAGATCTGCCTGCTTGTGATCTTTCTGTTCCTACTGCTGGTGGACTTCCTGAAGCACAGAAACCCACCTGAGTTCCCTCCTGGACCATGGCCTCTACCTTTCCTGGGAAATATCTTCATTGGGTTTGGCTACCAGGACATGGACAAG GTTGCTGAACAGTTCGGCAATATTTTCAGCCTTCGCTGGGGTGCGGAGAAGGTGGTGTTTGTGTCTGGGTACAAGATGGTGAAGGATGTTTTGATGACTCAGGGAGATAACTTTTTAGACCGACCTGCATCTCCTCTCTTTAGTGATGTTTTCAAAGACTGTG GAATCTCTGTAAGTAATGGATATAGATGGAGGAGACAGCGGCAGTTCTCGGTGGCCCACCTAAAACACGTTGGTGAGGGGAAGAGAACCCTGGAGCTTCATGTGCAGCAGGAGTGTAACTTTCTGTGTCAGGCCTTCCAACAGGAAATGG GAGGGCCCTTCAACCCCCAACTCATAATTAACAGTGCTGCTGCAAACGGCATTGGATTCTTGGTGTTTGGAAAGCGATTTGACTACAACGCTACAGACTTCCAGAACCGTCTGCGAATGAGCCAGGAGTCCATGCTATTGATAGGCAACCCTCTGGTTCAG CTGTATGATGTATTTCCATGGCTGTTCAAGCGTTTGCCTGGGCTGCGTTCTGGTCCCCATGTGACAATTCTTTCCAACTATGCAAAGATTGTGTCATTCCTGAGAAAAGAAATAGAGAACCATAAGAAGGACTGGGATCCCTTTGATCACCGGGACTACATTGACTCCTACATCGGAGAAATAGACAAG AAGAGGGACATCGAGGCTGGGTTCCACTCAGAGAACTTGGTGTACTGCAGTCTGGACTTGTTTGAGGCTGGAACAGAGACCATGACCAACACTTTACGTTGGGCTCTGCTCTACATGGTGAAGTACCCTGATGTTCAGG AGAATGTCCAGGAGGAGATCAAAAGTGTGATTGGCCAGTCTCGCCAGCCCTGCCTTGCTGATAGGGTGAGCATGCCCTACACAGACGCTGTGATCCACGAGACACAGAGAATGGCCAACATACTGCCTCTCAATATcaggatgtcaagcaaagatgctaCCATGGGGGGATATTTCATACCCAAG GGCACTAAAGTGATAGTCAACCTCTCCTCAGTGTTACGTGACCAGACAGAATGGGAGACAGCAGACCACTTCAACCCACAACATTTCCTAGATGTGCATGGTCACTTCCGGAAAAGGGAGGCTTTTTTCCCATTTTCTGCAG GAAAGAGGGCTTGTCTGGGGCAGTCGCTGGCCCGCATGGAGCTCTTCCTCTTTTTCACCTCCCTCCTCCAGAGGTTCACCATCTCTACATCCCCTGGAGAGGAACCACCAAGCCTGGAGCCCCAGGGAGTGGCCATCCAGTCCCCTAAACCCTTCACTATCTGTGCATCCACATGGTGA
- the LOC109875193 gene encoding cytochrome P450 2J2 isoform X1, whose translation MLLSLDCLDLKICLLVIFLFLLLVDFLKHRNPPEFPPGPWPLPFLGNIFIGFGYQDMDKVAEQFGNIFSLRWGAEKVVFVSGYKMVKDVLMTQGDNFLDRPASPLFSDVFKDCGISVSNGYRWRRQRQFSVAHLKHVGEGKRTLELHVQQECNFLCQAFQQEMGGPFNPQLIINSAAANGIGFLVFGKRFDYNATDFQNRLRMSQESMLLIGNPLVQLYDVFPWLFKRLPGLRSGPHVTILSNYAKIVSFLRKEIENHKKDWDPFDHRDYIDSYIGEIDKKKRDIEAGFHSENLVYCSLDLFEAGTETMTNTLRWALLYMVKYPDVQENVQEEIKSVIGQSRQPCLADRVSMPYTDAVIHETQRMANILPLNIRMSSKDATMGGYFIPKGTKVIVNLSSVLRDQTEWETADHFNPQHFLDVHGHFRKREAFFPFSAGKRACLGQSLARMELFLFFTSLLQRFTISTSPGEEPPSLEPQGVAIQSPKPFTICASTW comes from the exons ATGCTACTATCTCTGGATTGTCTGGACCTGAAGATCTGCCTGCTTGTGATCTTTCTGTTCCTACTGCTGGTGGACTTCCTGAAGCACAGAAACCCACCTGAGTTCCCTCCTGGACCATGGCCTCTACCTTTCCTGGGAAATATCTTCATTGGGTTTGGCTACCAGGACATGGACAAG GTTGCTGAACAGTTCGGCAATATTTTCAGCCTTCGCTGGGGTGCGGAGAAGGTGGTGTTTGTGTCTGGGTACAAGATGGTGAAGGATGTTTTGATGACTCAGGGAGATAACTTTTTAGACCGACCTGCATCTCCTCTCTTTAGTGATGTTTTCAAAGACTGTG GAATCTCTGTAAGTAATGGATATAGATGGAGGAGACAGCGGCAGTTCTCGGTGGCCCACCTAAAACACGTTGGTGAGGGGAAGAGAACCCTGGAGCTTCATGTGCAGCAGGAGTGTAACTTTCTGTGTCAGGCCTTCCAACAGGAAATGG GAGGGCCCTTCAACCCCCAACTCATAATTAACAGTGCTGCTGCAAACGGCATTGGATTCTTGGTGTTTGGAAAGCGATTTGACTACAACGCTACAGACTTCCAGAACCGTCTGCGAATGAGCCAGGAGTCCATGCTATTGATAGGCAACCCTCTGGTTCAG CTGTATGATGTATTTCCATGGCTGTTCAAGCGTTTGCCTGGGCTGCGTTCTGGTCCCCATGTGACAATTCTTTCCAACTATGCAAAGATTGTGTCATTCCTGAGAAAAGAAATAGAGAACCATAAGAAGGACTGGGATCCCTTTGATCACCGGGACTACATTGACTCCTACATCGGAGAAATAGACAAG AAGAAGAGGGACATCGAGGCTGGGTTCCACTCAGAGAACTTGGTGTACTGCAGTCTGGACTTGTTTGAGGCTGGAACAGAGACCATGACCAACACTTTACGTTGGGCTCTGCTCTACATGGTGAAGTACCCTGATGTTCAGG AGAATGTCCAGGAGGAGATCAAAAGTGTGATTGGCCAGTCTCGCCAGCCCTGCCTTGCTGATAGGGTGAGCATGCCCTACACAGACGCTGTGATCCACGAGACACAGAGAATGGCCAACATACTGCCTCTCAATATcaggatgtcaagcaaagatgctaCCATGGGGGGATATTTCATACCCAAG GGCACTAAAGTGATAGTCAACCTCTCCTCAGTGTTACGTGACCAGACAGAATGGGAGACAGCAGACCACTTCAACCCACAACATTTCCTAGATGTGCATGGTCACTTCCGGAAAAGGGAGGCTTTTTTCCCATTTTCTGCAG GAAAGAGGGCTTGTCTGGGGCAGTCGCTGGCCCGCATGGAGCTCTTCCTCTTTTTCACCTCCCTCCTCCAGAGGTTCACCATCTCTACATCCCCTGGAGAGGAACCACCAAGCCTGGAGCCCCAGGGAGTGGCCATCCAGTCCCCTAAACCCTTCACTATCTGTGCATCCACATGGTGA